TTTCCTCAACAGCTGCTATTCGACTATAAGAAACTTTAACGGTCCTGTAGACCGCTGCCCGGCATGGTGGCATCTGCGGGATTTTTACATTCTAATGAAGAAAACAGCCGGCCAGCCGACCGGCGAAGAGCCTGCTTCAGAATAATTCTGATCCTTCCGTAAATTCTTAATAAAGCAAAAAAGCACCTAAACCGGTGCTTTTTTTATGCCCTGAAAAATAAGGCTTTTTTAATTTTGTTATTAATTAGAACATTTTATTTTTAAAAATTGTTATTGACTGTACTAATTTTGACAAGTATAAAATGATTAAGATTATGAGCAGGGCTATTGTACACATCGACATGAACACGTTTTTCGTCTCCTGCGAAAGGCTGACAAATTCTGAACTTAACGGCATACCGCTTATCATCGGCGGCGGCGACAGAGGCGTTGTGGCTTCGTGCTCCTATGAAGCCAGAAAATTCGGCGTGCGCTCGGCCATGCCGATCCATATGGCCATGAAGCTCTGCCCTCAGGCAAAAATTATGAAAGGCGACATGGAACTCTATTCCAGGCTTTCCCACGAGATTACCGAAATCATTCAGGAAAAGGCGCCCGTAGTGGAAAAAGCCAGCATTGATGAATTTTATCTGGACATTACCGGCATGGATAGATTCTACGGCAGCTACAGATGGACTGATGAACTGGCACAGCGCATCACAAAAGAAACGGGGCTCCCCCTCACCTTTGCGCTTTCGGTCAACAAAACCGTTTCGAAAATCGGAACCGGCGAGGGCAAGCAGAAGCAGAACCTTGAAATTCCCGAGCACCTGGTGCAGTCCTTTTTGAATCCGCTCTCCATTAGAAAAATCCCGATGGTCGGACAGAAAACCTTTGAGCTGCTTTCGCGAATCGGCATCCGAACCATTCAGACGCTCTCTGAAATGCCAGCCGAATCCCTGCAGCAGATGATCGGCAAAAACGGAACCGAGCTCTGGAAAAAAGCCAATGGGATTGACAACACGCCTGTGGAGCCCTATACGGAAAGAAAGTCAATCTCAACCGAACATACTTTCTCACAGGACACCATTGATCTATTAAAATTAAACAGAATCCTGCAGGGCATGGTGGAGAAACTGGCCTACCAGCTGCGGGCAGAAGAATGGCTCACTTCAACGGTGACCGTTAAAATCAGGTACGCCAATTTTGATACCGAAACCAAGCAGTCAAGGGTGCCCTATACCTCAGCGGATCATATTCTCACCCAGACCGTCACTGATCTCTTTACCAAGCTCTACCAGCGCCGAATGAGGCTGCGCCTCATAGGAGTCCGCTTCAGCGGGCTGGTCAGGGGAACCTATCAGATTGACCTATTCAATGATACCGAAGAAATGCTTGCCCTGTATCAAGCCATGGACAGAATGAAGACCCGTTACGGCTTTGACGCCGTGATGAGATGCGCCGGCGCATCTTTCAAACCCAACAATAAAGACGAAATTTTAAAACGCAATAAATAAATCATGTACCTCAACTGCCACTCTTTTCATTCGCTGCGCTACGGCACCATTCCGCTGGATGATCTGATCAGGCAGGCAGCGGATTGCGGCGCAACGGCTGCGGCATTGACCGACATCAATACCGTTACTGGGATTTATGATTTTATAAAAGGCTGCGAGGTCTCGGGCATAAAACCATTAGTTGGAATAGAATTCCGCTGCAGGCACATATTCCGCTATATAGGGCTTGCCAAAAATGCTACAGGGCTTGCCCAGATGAACCGTTTTCTGACCGATCATAATTTCAGCGGAAATCCCCTGCCGGAAAAGGCTCCCGATTTTGAATCGGTTTATTTTATCTATACGCTGGAAAATGCGCCGGCAGTGCTTGGCGAAAATGAATATATCGGCATTGAGCCAGACCAGCTCGGAAGGCTTTTTATGCCTGAACTTAAAAAGAAGATTTCCAAGATGGTTATCCTTCAGCCGGTGGTGTTCCGCACCAAAAGGGAATACAACCTGCACCGGATCCTGCGCGCGGTTGACCTCAATGAACTTCTGTCCAAACTCACACCTGATGACTGCTGCAGAAAATCAGATATGATGATTCCCGAAGCAGAACTTATTGCCCTGTATAAAGATTATCCCGAGATTATCCAGAATACAAGGCACATCATCGAGCACTGTAATTTTCATTATGATTTTGAAAGTCCGAAAAACAAAAAATATTACACCAAAAATAAAGCGGGAGACATTGCCCTTCTGACCACTCTGGCCGAAGAAGGTCTGGTATGGCGGTACGGACGCCATAATGCCGAAGCAAAAGCGCGTGTGGAAAAAGAGCTCAAAGTGATCAATGACCTTGAATTCAGCGGCTATTTTCTCATTACCTGGGATATCATACGCTACAGCAGCAGCCGCGGTTTCCTGCATATCGGAAGGGGCTCGGGCGCCAATAGCATTATAGCGTACTGTCTGGGAATAACGGACATCTGCCCTTTGGAGCTAGACCTGTATTTCGAGCGGTTCCTGAATGAAAACCGCAAGAGCCCTCCCGATTTTGATATCGACTGGTCATGGAAGGAAAGGGATGTGATCCTGAAGTACATCTTCGACCGCTACGGCTATGAGAATGTGGCTTTCTGCGGCACGAATGTGGAATTCAAATACCGCTCTATTTTCCGCGAAGTCGGCAAAGTTTTCGGACTTCCCAAAGACGAGTTGGACATGCTGGCCAAAAATCCCATGAAGCTCCACCAGACCAACTCCATTGTCAAACTGGTGCAGGAATACGGCATGATGCTGGAGAAATATCCCAATATGAGAAGCATGCATTCCTGTGGGATTCTGATCTCCGAAGAGCCTCTCACCAATTACACCCCGCTGGAAATGCCCCCGAAAGGTTTTCCCATTGTGCTCTTTGATATGCATACGGCAGAAGATATCGGCTTTGACAAGTTTGACATCCTCAGCCAGAGAGGCATCGGACATATTGATGACACGGTAAAAATAATTGAACAGAACAGAGGAATCCGCATCAATATCCGAGACACGAGAATCTCAAAAAACGAACCCTCCGCAAACGTCTATCTTGCAGAAGGGCGAACCATAGGATGCTTTTATATTGAGAGCCCTGCTATGCGGGGCCTTCTCCGCCGTCTGAAATGCGACAACTATAAAACGCTTGTCGCGGCATCATCGATTATCCGCCCTGGGGTTGCGCAGTCCGGAATGATGAAGGAGTATATCTTCCGACATAACAATCCTACAAAATTTGAATACTTCCATCCGGTTTTTGAGCGCGAGCTCGGAGAAACCTACGGCATTATGGTGTATCAGGAGGATGTCATCAAAATTGCCCTGCATTACGGAGGGCTCTCAGCCGCCGACGGAGATATCCTAAGGCGTGCCATGTCGGGCAAGGGACGCTCAAAAGCGGCACTTCAGAAAGTAAAGGACGATTTTTTTATTTCAGCTGCCGCAAAAGGGCATCCCGAACAGCTGAGCCAGGAAATCTACCGCCAGATCGAATCCTTTGCAGGCTATTCTTTCTGCAAAGCGCACTCTGCCTCCTATGCCGTAGAAAGCTACCAGAGCCTTTATCTTAAGGTGCACTACCCTGTTGAATTTATGGTGGCCGTCATCAACAATCAGGGAGGATTCTACCGCACTGAAATCTATGTGCATGAGGCTCGAATGGCCGGCGCTGTTATCCATACCCCTTGCGTGAATAAAAGCGGATATGAAACCGTGCTTTACGGCAGCGATATCTATCTGGGCTTTATGCACCTGCAGGGCCTTGATTCCAAACTTTCTCAGTTCATCGCTACAGAGCGAGAGAGAAACGGCATCTATAAATCGCTGGAAGATTTCATAAACAGGGTTCCGATGGGAATTGAGA
This is a stretch of genomic DNA from Flavobacterium endoglycinae. It encodes these proteins:
- a CDS encoding DUF6965 family protein, producing the protein MNHEEIKRHFENNPPPKEVRLTEWANITDTQVFLNSCYSTIRNFNGPVDRCPAWWHLRDFYILMKKTAGQPTGEEPASE
- the dinB gene encoding DNA polymerase IV encodes the protein MSRAIVHIDMNTFFVSCERLTNSELNGIPLIIGGGDRGVVASCSYEARKFGVRSAMPIHMAMKLCPQAKIMKGDMELYSRLSHEITEIIQEKAPVVEKASIDEFYLDITGMDRFYGSYRWTDELAQRITKETGLPLTFALSVNKTVSKIGTGEGKQKQNLEIPEHLVQSFLNPLSIRKIPMVGQKTFELLSRIGIRTIQTLSEMPAESLQQMIGKNGTELWKKANGIDNTPVEPYTERKSISTEHTFSQDTIDLLKLNRILQGMVEKLAYQLRAEEWLTSTVTVKIRYANFDTETKQSRVPYTSADHILTQTVTDLFTKLYQRRMRLRLIGVRFSGLVRGTYQIDLFNDTEEMLALYQAMDRMKTRYGFDAVMRCAGASFKPNNKDEILKRNK
- a CDS encoding DNA polymerase III subunit alpha, which produces MYLNCHSFHSLRYGTIPLDDLIRQAADCGATAAALTDINTVTGIYDFIKGCEVSGIKPLVGIEFRCRHIFRYIGLAKNATGLAQMNRFLTDHNFSGNPLPEKAPDFESVYFIYTLENAPAVLGENEYIGIEPDQLGRLFMPELKKKISKMVILQPVVFRTKREYNLHRILRAVDLNELLSKLTPDDCCRKSDMMIPEAELIALYKDYPEIIQNTRHIIEHCNFHYDFESPKNKKYYTKNKAGDIALLTTLAEEGLVWRYGRHNAEAKARVEKELKVINDLEFSGYFLITWDIIRYSSSRGFLHIGRGSGANSIIAYCLGITDICPLELDLYFERFLNENRKSPPDFDIDWSWKERDVILKYIFDRYGYENVAFCGTNVEFKYRSIFREVGKVFGLPKDELDMLAKNPMKLHQTNSIVKLVQEYGMMLEKYPNMRSMHSCGILISEEPLTNYTPLEMPPKGFPIVLFDMHTAEDIGFDKFDILSQRGIGHIDDTVKIIEQNRGIRINIRDTRISKNEPSANVYLAEGRTIGCFYIESPAMRGLLRRLKCDNYKTLVAASSIIRPGVAQSGMMKEYIFRHNNPTKFEYFHPVFERELGETYGIMVYQEDVIKIALHYGGLSAADGDILRRAMSGKGRSKAALQKVKDDFFISAAAKGHPEQLSQEIYRQIESFAGYSFCKAHSASYAVESYQSLYLKVHYPVEFMVAVINNQGGFYRTEIYVHEARMAGAVIHTPCVNKSGYETVLYGSDIYLGFMHLQGLDSKLSQFIATERERNGIYKSLEDFINRVPMGIENVKVLIFIGAFRFTGKTKNQLLVQVSLLMNNFKPENRGLMLIEQPAKEFKLPVLERSIFEDAFDEIELLNFPVSCTVFDLLQTRYRGDVMVRDLLKYHKKEVRMLAYLISTKQVPTKRGNMYFGTWIDHEGAYFDTAHFPDSLVQNPFQGGGCYLLLGTVEIDYHFPTITISKMAKMPFIPDPRYSDSEKRYTTQHNIKQDVSSTHRQPYPQEHEINLPRHRMKF